The Mixta hanseatica genome includes a region encoding these proteins:
- a CDS encoding TerC family protein, with protein MQTVGTPLLWGSFAVVVLIMLAIDLFLQGRRGAQTMTLKQAAVWSLVWVSVSLLFATAFWWYLDGSMGREAANTQTMAFLTGYVLEKALAVDNVFVWLMLFGYFAVPAAYQRRVLIYGVLGAIVLRTIMIFAGSWLVTQFSWILYLFGAFLLLTGIKMAFSKEDDEHSVGDKPVVRWLRSHLRMTDNLEGEKFFVRRNGLLYATPLLLVLIMVELSDVIFAVDSIPAIFAVTTDPFIVLTSNLFAILGLRAMYFLLAGVAERFSMLKYGLAIVLVFIGIKMLIVDIWHIPVAISLGVVGSILGLTLLINAWVNHRNDRNKINNAK; from the coding sequence ATGCAAACCGTTGGCACACCGTTACTCTGGGGCAGCTTCGCCGTTGTCGTGCTGATCATGCTGGCGATCGATCTCTTTCTACAGGGACGGCGCGGCGCGCAAACCATGACGCTCAAGCAAGCGGCAGTCTGGTCGCTGGTCTGGGTTTCTGTTTCCCTGCTTTTCGCCACCGCATTCTGGTGGTATCTCGATGGTTCTATGGGCCGTGAAGCGGCGAATACGCAAACCATGGCGTTTTTAACTGGCTATGTGCTGGAGAAAGCGCTGGCCGTGGATAACGTCTTTGTCTGGCTGATGCTGTTCGGCTATTTCGCCGTACCGGCGGCTTATCAGCGTCGGGTACTGATTTACGGCGTGCTGGGCGCGATTGTCCTGCGTACCATTATGATTTTTGCCGGTAGCTGGCTGGTCACCCAGTTTAGCTGGATCCTCTACCTGTTCGGTGCTTTCCTGCTGCTTACCGGCATCAAGATGGCGTTCAGCAAAGAGGATGATGAACATTCAGTCGGCGATAAGCCGGTGGTGCGCTGGCTGCGTAGCCATCTACGCATGACGGATAATCTGGAAGGCGAGAAGTTTTTCGTGCGCCGCAACGGCCTGCTGTACGCTACGCCGCTGCTGCTGGTACTGATTATGGTGGAACTGAGCGACGTTATTTTTGCCGTCGACAGTATTCCGGCCATTTTTGCCGTGACCACCGATCCCTTTATCGTGCTGACCTCTAACCTGTTTGCCATCCTCGGCCTGCGCGCCATGTATTTCCTGTTGGCTGGCGTGGCGGAGCGTTTCTCGATGCTGAAATACGGCCTGGCGATTGTGCTGGTGTTTATCGGTATTAAGATGCTGATTGTTGATATCTGGCATATCCCGGTAGCGATTTCCCTCGGCGTGGTGGGTAGCATTCTTGGCCTGACGCTGCTGATTAACGCCTGGGTTAATCACCGCAACGATCGCAATAAAATCAATAACGCAAAGTAA
- the sstT gene encoding serine/threonine transporter SstT has product MEKSSSTLIARLLGGSLVKQIMIGLLAGIALAWFSKDTALAVGLLGSLFVNALKAVAPLLVLVLVIASIANHKHGQKSNIRPIILLYLLSTFFAAVVAVVCSHLYPQVLTLSAAQTEITPPSGIVEVLNGLLMSMVANPFDALIHANYIGILVWAIGLGIAFRHSSESTKQLLNDASDAVTWMVRIVIRCAPLGIFGLVASILASTGFSALWNYAHLLTLLIGCMLLMALVFNPMLVWWKIRRNPYPLVFTCLRESGVTAFFTRSSAANIPVNMALAKRLGLDEDTWSVSIPLGATISMAGASITITVLTLAAVNTLGIHVDVPTAVLLSLVASLCACGASGVAGGSLLLIPVACNMFGIPNDVAMQVVAVGFIIGVLQDSAETALNSSTDILFTAAVCQAEEQRAAAKSPS; this is encoded by the coding sequence ATGGAAAAAAGTTCTTCCACGCTGATTGCGCGCCTGTTAGGCGGCAGTCTGGTAAAACAAATTATGATTGGCCTGCTGGCCGGTATCGCGCTCGCCTGGTTCTCAAAAGATACGGCGCTGGCGGTCGGCCTGCTCGGCTCGCTGTTCGTTAACGCGCTGAAAGCGGTAGCGCCGCTGCTGGTGCTGGTGCTGGTCATTGCTTCAATTGCCAACCACAAGCATGGGCAAAAAAGTAATATTCGCCCGATTATTCTGCTTTATCTGCTGAGTACCTTTTTTGCAGCGGTGGTTGCCGTGGTTTGCAGTCACCTCTATCCGCAGGTGTTGACCCTGAGCGCAGCGCAAACGGAGATTACCCCGCCATCCGGCATTGTTGAGGTTTTAAACGGCTTGCTGATGAGCATGGTGGCGAATCCGTTTGATGCGCTTATTCACGCTAACTATATCGGCATTCTGGTGTGGGCGATTGGTTTGGGTATCGCTTTCCGCCACAGCAGCGAGAGCACCAAACAGTTGCTGAACGACGCCTCCGACGCCGTGACCTGGATGGTGCGTATCGTGATTCGCTGCGCGCCGCTGGGTATTTTCGGTCTGGTCGCCTCGATTCTGGCCTCTACCGGCTTTTCTGCGCTGTGGAATTATGCCCACCTGCTGACCCTGCTGATTGGCTGTATGCTGCTGATGGCGTTGGTGTTTAACCCGATGCTGGTGTGGTGGAAAATTCGCCGCAATCCTTATCCGCTGGTGTTTACCTGCCTGCGTGAAAGCGGCGTGACCGCTTTCTTTACCCGCAGCTCGGCGGCGAATATTCCGGTGAATATGGCGTTGGCGAAAAGGCTAGGCCTGGATGAAGATACCTGGTCGGTTTCTATCCCGCTGGGCGCCACTATCAGTATGGCGGGCGCATCCATCACCATTACCGTACTGACGCTGGCGGCGGTGAATACGCTGGGCATTCACGTTGACGTGCCGACCGCCGTGCTGCTTAGCCTGGTCGCTTCGCTGTGCGCCTGCGGCGCATCCGGCGTGGCGGGCGGTTCGCTGCTGCTGATCCCGGTGGCCTGTAATATGTTTGGTATTCCTAATGATGTCGCCATGCAGGTGGTCGCGGTAGGTTTTATTATCGGCGTACTGCAGGATTCGGCGGAAACCGCGCTGAACTCCTCTACCGATATTCTGTTTACCGCCGCCGTTTGTCAGGCGGAGGAGCAGCGCGCGGCAGCGAAGAGTCCCAGCTAA
- a CDS encoding UxaA family hydrolase, which yields MQQAIKIAPRDNVAVALSDLDEGSVLTLDEVTVTLRQPVARGHKFALRPIAVDEHVIKYGLPIGHATQPIAAGEHVHAQNARTNLSDLDEYHYQPDFITLPPQAADREVQVYRRANGEVGIRNELWILPTVGCVNGIARQILQRFLRETDDAAGIDGVHLFSHPFGCSQLGQDHENTRTMLQNMVRHPNAGAVLVIGLGCENNQVDVFRDTLGDYDSERVSFMICQQQEDEVEAGLERLHQLYQTMRHDRRQPGKLSELKFGLECGGSDGFSGITANPLLGRFSDRMIANGGTTVLTEVPEMFGAERILMSRCRDEATFEKTVAMINDFKRYFIAHQQPIYENPSPGNKAGGITTLEEKSLGCTQKAGQSQVVDVLKYGERLRQPGLNLLSAPGNDAVATSALAGAGCHMVLFTTGRGTPYGGFVPTIKIATNSELAERKPHWIDFNAGPLVLDTPMETLLDRFVDYIVEVANGRQTNNERNDFRELAIFKSGVTL from the coding sequence ATGCAACAAGCGATTAAAATAGCGCCGCGCGATAACGTCGCCGTCGCGCTCAGCGATCTGGACGAAGGTAGCGTGCTGACGCTGGATGAGGTTACCGTTACGTTGCGTCAGCCGGTAGCCCGCGGACATAAGTTTGCGCTGCGGCCCATCGCCGTTGATGAGCATGTGATCAAATATGGTTTGCCGATTGGCCACGCCACGCAGCCGATCGCGGCGGGTGAGCATGTTCATGCGCAAAATGCGCGCACTAACCTCAGCGATCTGGATGAGTATCACTATCAGCCCGATTTTATCACGCTGCCGCCGCAGGCCGCCGACCGTGAAGTCCAGGTTTACCGCCGCGCTAACGGCGAAGTGGGAATACGCAATGAACTGTGGATCCTGCCGACCGTCGGCTGCGTCAACGGCATTGCGCGTCAGATCCTGCAACGCTTTTTACGTGAAACCGACGATGCCGCCGGCATTGATGGCGTGCATCTTTTCAGCCATCCGTTTGGCTGCTCACAGCTGGGGCAGGATCATGAGAACACCCGCACTATGCTGCAAAATATGGTGCGTCATCCCAATGCCGGCGCGGTGCTGGTGATTGGTCTGGGCTGCGAGAACAATCAGGTTGATGTGTTCCGCGATACGCTGGGCGACTACGACAGCGAGCGCGTTAGCTTTATGATCTGCCAGCAGCAGGAAGATGAGGTAGAGGCGGGGCTGGAACGTCTGCATCAGCTCTATCAAACCATGCGCCACGATCGGCGCCAGCCAGGAAAGCTGAGCGAATTAAAATTCGGGCTGGAATGCGGCGGCTCAGATGGTTTTTCCGGCATTACCGCTAATCCGCTGCTGGGACGTTTTTCCGATCGGATGATCGCCAACGGCGGGACCACCGTCCTGACCGAAGTGCCGGAGATGTTTGGCGCTGAACGCATCCTGATGAGCCGCTGTCGCGACGAGGCGACTTTCGAGAAAACGGTAGCAATGATCAACGATTTCAAACGCTATTTTATCGCTCATCAGCAGCCGATTTATGAAAATCCCTCGCCGGGAAACAAGGCGGGCGGCATTACCACGCTGGAAGAGAAATCGTTGGGCTGTACGCAAAAAGCCGGGCAGAGCCAGGTAGTGGATGTGCTGAAGTATGGCGAGCGTCTGCGGCAGCCGGGGCTAAATCTGCTTAGCGCGCCGGGCAACGATGCGGTGGCGACCAGCGCGCTGGCGGGAGCGGGCTGCCATATGGTGCTGTTTACTACCGGACGCGGCACCCCTTACGGCGGGTTTGTGCCAACGATAAAAATCGCTACCAATAGCGAACTGGCGGAACGTAAGCCGCACTGGATCGATTTTAACGCCGGTCCGCTGGTGCTGGACACGCCGATGGAGACGCTGCTGGATCGCTTTGTTGATTATATCGTTGAGGTCGCGAACGGCAGGCAAACCAACAATGAGCGCAACGATTTCCGCGAGTTGGCGATCTTTAAAAGCGGCGTCACGCTGTAA
- a CDS encoding tagaturonate reductase codes for MQTLNRKNFPGAQYPTRIIQFGEGNFLRAFIDWQIDLLNAHSDLDAGVTVVRPTNRPADYTLNHQDGLYTALIRGLNAQGEVVSEPRLIRSVNQEIQPYRQFDAFIALAQDAQIRFMFSNTTEAGIAFNADDRLEDRPARSFPGKVTQLLWARWQHFSGAADKGWIILPCELIDHNGDALRELVLRYAEGWQLPAAFSAWVKQHNIFCNTLVDRIVPGYPAAEAEALFNSLGYRDPLLVAGEVFYQFVIQGPQQVADELRLTALPLNVRLVEDIKPWKEQKVAILNGAHTAMVPVAWLAGLDTVGEAMNDSRIADFIDAMLREEVIPTLDLPAEDLHRFADAVLGRFRNPFIHHQLSAIALNSMTKFRTRLLPQLLTGYQQNGRWPTRITFALAALIAYYCGERNGERYPLQDDAQWLDRFATLWPQQAQGAISLQQLVQAVLSDEQHWQCDLSQQPGLVDAVTQHLQNITAHGMRAALPQ; via the coding sequence ATGCAAACACTGAATCGCAAAAACTTTCCCGGCGCGCAGTATCCCACGCGCATCATCCAGTTTGGCGAAGGCAATTTTCTACGCGCGTTTATCGACTGGCAGATCGATTTACTGAATGCCCACAGCGACCTGGACGCCGGCGTTACGGTGGTGCGGCCAACCAATCGTCCTGCCGACTACACGCTTAACCATCAGGATGGGCTCTATACCGCGCTGATCCGTGGGCTGAATGCGCAGGGAGAGGTGGTGAGCGAGCCGCGTCTGATCCGTTCGGTGAATCAGGAAATTCAGCCATATCGGCAGTTTGATGCGTTTATCGCGCTGGCGCAGGACGCGCAGATTCGCTTTATGTTTTCCAACACCACCGAGGCGGGCATCGCCTTTAACGCCGACGATCGGCTGGAAGATCGGCCGGCCCGCTCGTTCCCCGGCAAGGTGACTCAGTTACTGTGGGCGCGCTGGCAGCATTTTTCCGGCGCCGCGGATAAAGGCTGGATCATTCTGCCCTGCGAGCTGATCGATCATAACGGCGACGCGCTGCGTGAGCTGGTACTGCGCTATGCCGAAGGCTGGCAGCTGCCCGCAGCGTTTAGCGCCTGGGTTAAACAGCACAATATTTTCTGCAACACGCTGGTGGATCGCATTGTTCCCGGTTATCCGGCGGCGGAGGCCGAAGCGCTGTTTAACTCGCTGGGCTATCGCGATCCGTTGCTGGTGGCGGGCGAGGTTTTTTACCAGTTCGTTATTCAGGGGCCGCAGCAGGTAGCCGATGAGCTGCGTCTAACGGCACTGCCGCTTAATGTCCGGCTGGTGGAAGATATCAAGCCGTGGAAAGAGCAAAAGGTGGCAATCCTGAACGGCGCGCATACGGCGATGGTGCCGGTAGCCTGGCTCGCCGGGCTGGATACCGTCGGCGAGGCGATGAATGACAGCCGCATCGCGGATTTTATCGACGCCATGCTGCGCGAAGAGGTAATCCCCACGCTGGATTTGCCGGCTGAGGATCTACATCGCTTTGCAGATGCGGTGCTGGGCCGTTTCCGTAACCCCTTCATTCACCATCAGCTGTCGGCGATTGCGTTAAATAGCATGACCAAATTCCGTACGCGTCTGCTGCCGCAGTTGCTAACCGGATATCAGCAGAACGGCCGTTGGCCGACGCGCATAACTTTCGCGCTGGCGGCGCTGATCGCTTACTACTGCGGCGAGCGCAACGGCGAGCGTTATCCCCTGCAGGATGATGCGCAGTGGCTGGATCGCTTTGCCACGCTGTGGCCGCAGCAGGCGCAGGGCGCGATCTCGCTGCAGCAGCTGGTACAGGCGGTACTGAGCGATGAGCAGCACTGGCAGTGCGATCTTAGCCAGCAGCCCGGCCTGGTCGATGCCGTTACGCAACACCTGCAAAATATCACCGCTCACGGTATGCGGGCGGCATTACCACAATGA
- the uxaC gene encoding glucuronate isomerase yields MSRFMTEDFLLDSEFARRLYHDYAADQPIFDYHCHLPPQQIADNYRFNNLYDIWLKGDHYKWRAMRANGVPEALCTGDASDREKFNAWARTVPHTIGNPLYHWTHLELRRPFGITNVLLSEKTADRIWDECNALLAQDEFSARGIMQQMNVRMVGTTDDPVDDLQHHQRLAQDTSFTIKVLPSWRPDKAFNIEAEGFTDYMHKLGAVADTDIRRFDDLRRALSKRLDHFAAHGCKVSDHALDVVLFAEADDATLDEILARRLQGSLPSEQEMAQFKTAVLVWLGAEYARRGWVQQYHIGALRNNNRRQLQLLGPDVGFDSINDRPLAEPLARLLDAQNRNNALPKTILYCLNPRDNEVLATMAGNFQGEGEPGKMQFGSAWWFNDQLDGMQRQMTQLAQIGLLSRFVGMLTDSRSFLSYTRHEYFRRLLCQMIGRWVENGEAPADIDLLGNMVKNICFNNARDYFGIEL; encoded by the coding sequence ATGTCCCGTTTTATGACCGAAGATTTTTTGCTGGATAGTGAATTCGCCCGCCGCCTGTATCACGACTACGCGGCCGATCAACCGATCTTTGATTATCATTGCCACCTGCCGCCGCAGCAGATCGCAGATAACTACCGCTTTAACAATCTGTACGATATCTGGCTGAAGGGCGATCACTATAAATGGCGCGCCATGCGGGCTAACGGCGTGCCGGAAGCGCTCTGTACCGGCGATGCCAGCGACCGCGAGAAATTTAACGCCTGGGCGCGCACCGTTCCGCATACCATCGGCAATCCGCTTTATCACTGGACCCATCTTGAACTGCGTCGCCCGTTTGGCATCACCAACGTGCTGCTATCGGAAAAAACTGCCGATCGCATCTGGGATGAGTGCAACGCGCTGTTGGCGCAGGATGAATTTAGCGCGCGCGGCATCATGCAGCAGATGAACGTACGTATGGTGGGCACGACCGATGACCCGGTAGACGATTTACAGCATCATCAGCGCCTGGCGCAGGATACGAGCTTTACCATTAAAGTATTGCCGAGCTGGCGTCCTGATAAAGCGTTCAATATTGAAGCAGAAGGCTTTACCGACTACATGCATAAGCTTGGCGCGGTAGCGGATACCGATATCCGCCGCTTCGATGATTTACGGCGCGCGCTTAGCAAGCGCCTCGACCATTTTGCCGCGCACGGCTGTAAAGTTTCCGATCATGCGCTGGATGTGGTGCTGTTTGCCGAAGCGGACGACGCCACGCTGGATGAGATCCTGGCGCGTCGCCTGCAGGGAAGCCTGCCTTCAGAACAGGAAATGGCGCAGTTTAAAACCGCAGTGCTGGTCTGGCTGGGCGCCGAGTACGCCCGCCGCGGCTGGGTGCAGCAATATCATATCGGCGCGCTACGCAATAATAATCGTCGTCAACTGCAGCTGCTGGGGCCGGATGTCGGCTTTGACTCGATTAACGATCGTCCGCTGGCTGAGCCGCTGGCGCGTCTGCTCGATGCGCAAAACCGCAATAATGCGCTGCCGAAAACCATTCTTTACTGCCTCAACCCGCGTGATAACGAAGTGCTGGCGACCATGGCTGGGAATTTTCAGGGTGAAGGCGAGCCGGGCAAGATGCAGTTTGGCTCCGCGTGGTGGTTTAACGATCAGCTGGACGGCATGCAACGGCAGATGACGCAGCTGGCGCAAATAGGCCTGCTGAGCCGCTTTGTCGGCATGTTAACCGACAGCCGCAGCTTCCTTTCTTATACGCGTCACGAATATTTCCGTCGTCTGCTGTGCCAGATGATTGGCCGCTGGGTGGAAAACGGCGAAGCGCCTGCGGATATCGATCTGCTGGGCAATATGGTGAAAAACATCTGCTTTAACAATGCCCGCGACTATTTCGGCATTGAGCTTTAA
- a CDS encoding MFS transporter yields the protein MRKIKGLRWYMIGLVTIGTVLGYLTRNAIAVAAPTLEAQLHITTQQYSYIVAAYSACYTVMQPVAGYILDILGTKVGYAVFAIMWAIFCAATALANSWGGLAIARAAVGAAEAAMIPAGLKASSEWFPAKERSIAVGYFNVGSSIGAMVAPPLVVWAIVAHSWEMAFIITGVLSMIWALCWLLFYKHPKQQKKLSDNERDYILSGQEAQHQIDNGKKMSAGQILRNRQFWGIALPRFLAEPAWGTFNAWIPLFMFKVYGFNLKEIAMFAWMPMLFADLGCIVGGYLPPLFQRLFGVNLIVSRKLVVTMGAVLMIAPGTIGLFTSPYVAIGLLCVGGFAHQALSGALITLSSDVFGRNEVATANGLTGMAAWTASTMFALVVGALADTLGFSPLFAALAVFDLLGAVVIWTVLKNKPAAELEPTPATPVAEPVRS from the coding sequence ATGCGTAAAATAAAAGGGCTACGCTGGTATATGATCGGTCTGGTGACCATCGGTACCGTGCTGGGTTACCTGACGCGTAACGCCATTGCCGTAGCCGCGCCAACGCTGGAAGCACAGCTTCACATCACCACCCAGCAATACTCTTATATCGTGGCCGCCTACTCCGCCTGCTATACCGTGATGCAGCCGGTGGCCGGTTACATCCTGGATATCCTCGGCACCAAAGTCGGCTATGCAGTGTTCGCGATTATGTGGGCGATATTCTGCGCCGCCACCGCGCTGGCAAACAGCTGGGGCGGGCTGGCGATAGCACGCGCCGCGGTAGGCGCCGCCGAAGCGGCGATGATCCCCGCTGGCCTGAAAGCCAGCAGCGAATGGTTTCCGGCCAAAGAGCGTTCTATTGCGGTGGGCTATTTCAACGTTGGCTCCTCTATCGGCGCGATGGTCGCGCCGCCGCTGGTGGTGTGGGCTATCGTCGCCCACAGCTGGGAAATGGCCTTTATCATTACCGGCGTACTGAGCATGATCTGGGCGCTATGCTGGCTGCTGTTTTATAAACATCCCAAACAGCAGAAAAAGCTCAGCGATAACGAACGCGACTACATTCTTTCCGGCCAGGAAGCGCAGCACCAGATCGACAATGGCAAGAAAATGAGCGCCGGTCAGATCCTGCGTAACCGCCAATTTTGGGGCATCGCGCTGCCGCGCTTTCTGGCGGAGCCGGCGTGGGGTACGTTTAATGCCTGGATCCCGCTGTTTATGTTTAAAGTTTACGGCTTTAATCTAAAAGAGATCGCCATGTTTGCCTGGATGCCGATGCTGTTCGCCGATTTGGGCTGCATTGTCGGCGGTTACCTGCCGCCGCTGTTTCAACGGCTGTTTGGCGTAAACCTGATCGTTTCACGCAAGCTGGTGGTAACGATGGGCGCGGTATTAATGATTGCGCCCGGCACCATCGGCCTGTTTACCAGCCCCTACGTGGCGATTGGTCTGCTGTGCGTAGGCGGCTTTGCGCATCAGGCGCTCTCCGGCGCGCTGATTACGCTCTCTTCGGATGTCTTTGGCCGTAATGAAGTCGCCACCGCTAACGGGCTGACCGGCATGGCCGCCTGGACCGCCAGCACCATGTTCGCGCTGGTAGTCGGCGCGCTGGCCGATACGCTGGGCTTCAGTCCACTGTTTGCCGCGCTGGCAGTATTCGATCTGCTGGGCGCAGTAGTTATCTGGACGGTATTGAAAAACAAACCGGCCGCCGAACTGGAGCCGACGCCAGCCACGCCTGTTGCCGAACCGGTACGCAGCTAA
- the exuR gene encoding transcriptional regulator ExuR: protein MEISEPRRLYQQLASELKNRIEGGQYQPGDKLPAERLIAEEMQVSRTVVREAIIMLEVEGYVEVRKGSGIHVISNQQNHRVMTNSQLEFANFGPFELLQARQLIESNVAEFAATRVTRQDIVQLMEIQQEARKEDRFRDSEWDMRFHVQIAMATQNSALAAIVEKMWLHRTHNPYWLKLHEHIDERSIGSWCNDHDLILKALMRKDPAAAKLAMWQHLENTRQMLFNATTDDFEFNVDRYMFAENPVILPDTSSSR, encoded by the coding sequence ATGGAAATCAGCGAACCGCGTCGTCTTTATCAACAGCTGGCCTCAGAACTAAAGAATCGCATTGAAGGCGGACAGTATCAGCCAGGCGATAAGCTGCCGGCGGAACGTTTAATCGCTGAAGAGATGCAGGTCAGCCGTACCGTGGTACGTGAGGCGATCATCATGTTGGAGGTGGAAGGCTACGTTGAGGTGCGCAAAGGTTCCGGTATCCATGTGATTTCCAACCAGCAGAACCACCGCGTCATGACTAACAGTCAGCTGGAGTTTGCTAATTTCGGTCCCTTCGAACTGTTACAGGCGCGTCAGCTGATTGAAAGTAACGTGGCGGAATTTGCCGCAACGCGCGTGACCCGCCAGGACATCGTGCAGCTGATGGAGATCCAGCAGGAGGCGCGCAAAGAAGATCGCTTCCGCGATTCTGAATGGGATATGCGTTTTCATGTACAAATTGCCATGGCGACGCAAAACAGCGCGCTGGCGGCTATTGTTGAGAAAATGTGGCTGCATCGCACCCACAATCCCTACTGGCTGAAACTGCATGAACATATTGACGAACGCTCTATCGGCAGCTGGTGCAATGACCACGATCTGATCCTGAAGGCTCTGATGCGCAAAGATCCCGCCGCCGCCAAACTGGCGATGTGGCAGCATCTGGAAAACACCCGACAGATGTTATTTAATGCCACCACTGACGATTTTGAGTTCAACGTCGACCGCTATATGTTTGCTGAAAACCCGGTTATTCTGCCTGATACCTCCTCTTCCCGCTAA
- a CDS encoding DedA family protein — MDILKALLQALWQQDFETLSDPTLVWAIYGVLFMILFLENGLLPAAFLPGDSLLILVGVLIAKGTMNFPLTLFILTTAASLGCWVSYIQGRWLGNTPTVQKWLSHLPAQYHQRAHQMFHRHGLSALLIGRFIAFVRTLLPTIAGLSGLSNTRFQFFNWVSAFLWVFILTVLGFALGKTPLFRRYEDELMFCLMLLPLVLLVFGLAGSLVVLWRKRNGNGKQKGQP, encoded by the coding sequence ATGGATATTTTAAAAGCGCTGTTGCAAGCCTTATGGCAACAAGATTTTGAGACCCTGTCCGATCCGACCCTGGTCTGGGCAATTTATGGCGTGCTGTTTATGATTTTGTTTCTGGAGAATGGCCTGCTTCCCGCCGCTTTTCTCCCCGGCGATAGCCTGCTTATTCTGGTTGGCGTACTGATTGCCAAAGGCACAATGAATTTCCCGCTGACCCTGTTTATCCTCACCACTGCGGCCAGCCTCGGATGCTGGGTTAGCTATATTCAGGGCCGCTGGCTGGGCAATACGCCCACCGTGCAAAAATGGCTATCCCATCTGCCCGCGCAGTATCACCAACGCGCCCATCAGATGTTTCATCGCCATGGCCTCTCCGCCCTGTTAATTGGTCGCTTTATCGCTTTCGTACGTACGCTGCTGCCTACCATTGCCGGCCTTTCCGGCCTGAGCAATACCCGCTTTCAGTTCTTTAACTGGGTAAGCGCTTTCCTGTGGGTCTTCATCCTGACGGTGTTGGGCTTTGCGCTGGGCAAAACGCCGCTTTTCCGCCGTTATGAAGATGAGCTGATGTTCTGTCTGATGCTGCTGCCGCTGGTGCTACTGGTGTTCGGTTTGGCGGGGTCGTTGGTGGTGCTGTGGCGTAAACGCAACGGTAACGGCAAGCAAAAAGGTCAACCCTGA
- the mzrA gene encoding EnvZ/OmpR regulon moderator MzrA — protein MQWLQPLLRQPLRWLLIGLLAIIAFALVPALFRHENALQIRAAEQGVTLPDGFYVWQRLNAQGIQVKSITPAQDSLVLRFESQEQSQAAQRALLKILPHGFDIAQLDSHGGWLNKISLRPQFVG, from the coding sequence ATGCAATGGTTACAGCCCCTGTTACGTCAGCCGCTGCGCTGGCTGCTGATCGGATTGCTGGCGATTATCGCCTTTGCGCTGGTGCCGGCCCTGTTTCGTCATGAAAACGCCCTGCAAATTCGCGCGGCCGAACAGGGCGTCACCCTGCCGGACGGGTTCTACGTCTGGCAGAGGTTGAATGCGCAGGGCATTCAGGTGAAAAGCATCACGCCCGCCCAGGACTCGCTGGTGTTGCGCTTTGAATCGCAGGAGCAGAGCCAGGCGGCTCAGCGCGCCCTGCTTAAAATTCTGCCGCATGGTTTTGATATCGCCCAGTTAGATAGCCATGGCGGCTGGCTGAATAAAATTTCGCTACGGCCGCAGTTCGTTGGCTGA
- a CDS encoding DUF1090 domain-containing protein — MKFRTSLFLALFSLSGFTQAAGVLCMQKEKNIEHEIAVAKQHDNQRRVNGLERALTEVRASCTDEKLTAAHQENINAKKREVAEREQDLKDAEEDGDKEKIAKRQRKLQEEREELKALQAAPW, encoded by the coding sequence ATGAAATTTCGTACCTCGCTTTTTCTGGCTCTGTTTTCCCTTTCCGGCTTTACCCAGGCCGCTGGCGTCCTCTGTATGCAGAAAGAGAAAAATATTGAGCACGAAATCGCAGTTGCTAAACAACATGATAATCAACGTCGGGTGAACGGCCTCGAACGCGCGCTCACGGAAGTACGCGCCAGCTGCACTGATGAAAAGCTTACGGCGGCCCATCAGGAAAACATTAACGCCAAAAAGCGGGAAGTGGCAGAACGAGAACAAGATCTGAAAGATGCCGAAGAAGATGGCGATAAGGAAAAAATCGCTAAACGCCAACGAAAATTACAGGAAGAGCGCGAAGAGCTTAAAGCGCTTCAGGCTGCTCCCTGGTAA
- a CDS encoding DUF883 family protein, producing MSKDTTSEHLRAELKNLADTLEEVLSHSTDKSKSEMDKLRSKARAALDESRLRLGETGDRLSQTTREAVSHADDYVRENPWHGVGIGAAIGLAIGMLISRR from the coding sequence ATGTCAAAAGATACTACGTCAGAACACCTGCGCGCCGAGCTGAAGAATCTGGCGGATACGCTGGAAGAAGTGCTGAGCCATTCTACCGATAAATCAAAATCAGAAATGGATAAGCTGCGTAGCAAAGCGCGCGCCGCGCTGGATGAGTCACGCCTGCGCTTGGGTGAAACCGGCGATCGTCTGTCGCAGACCACTCGTGAAGCGGTGAGCCACGCCGATGATTATGTGCGTGAAAATCCGTGGCACGGCGTCGGTATCGGCGCAGCCATCGGGCTGGCCATCGGCATGCTGATTTCGCGTCGTTAA